In Glycine soja cultivar W05 chromosome 10, ASM419377v2, whole genome shotgun sequence, the genomic stretch CGGGGTTGAGAACATGATGGCGATGTCActaaattctcattttttttttctttttctcgttATCTTTGATAATGTGAACGAATCATGGGATTAAAGTGTAATGaatagtaaaaaaacaaaaatagtctTATGTATGATAAAAACGAATGAGATTAAATGTAATAAATGTTAACATCATGGATGCATGTGTAATTtacactattatatatataaaaaaacccatatattataaaatcattacataaagtaaaataatcaataatacaATACCTTTGACTTTTCCATTATGATAGTATTTCTACCTGTATTATTTATGGTTTCTTATACTATTTtatgatattgtttttttatttctttataacgTTATCATTttactgtatttttttattttctcttaataataaaaactgtGTACTTACTACTAGTTGCAAGTAAAATTGCCACAAGTGGCTAATcgatttctttttaaaaaaatgtttaatgtaatcattactaaatttattttaaaaattataaaatccaaAATATCAAACCGGCAAAATAGAACCGAATTTTCAggacttttttttaacaatgcTTAAAGCAACGTATCTTCATCGCAGAAAGATACGAGACTAGTATTTCCAGACATAGAGGTTGCGCAAATGAAATGTATCTCTTGTAACAAAATCTTTTCATAtccatgataaaaattaaatttgcaggtctaattaagtaattattaaagtaaaataaattttattatgcttTTAAGAACTATTGTAGATTACATTTTTAAtgcagttatatatatatatatatatatatatatatatatatatatatatcaatcgatcattaaaaaaactttatatcaatttatttaacatgttggataataatttaaaaggagttaaaatataatttttatttttctttttctttgattttagtttttttattttttaattgaaatattttttttttatttttaaattttttataattttaatctttctatTCTTTAATTAAGACATTTGGTTTTGCaggtctttttttttcaatttcatattTGACTATATActtctttaattctttttaatacattaagcttgttattaattaaataattttaaaaaatatttatcgtatgaataataaataaacatatgatAGATAATATTATCAGAGTACGTATCAATGTTTGAAATGAGATATGTGAATTAGAATTGTGGATTTTCTTAAGTTAGagttgaaatattttaattaaaaataagaaactaaaattataaactttgtaagagtaaaacaaatttttcattaaaaaataaaaaaattaagaaacaaaagTTACATAGCTAAAAACAAAATGCTGGATAATACATGACGCGcagatttttttctaaatttaattttctttttcaaaataaattaacaaaaaagaagaagagaaacaaaagaaagacaaaTTAACTTACCAAAAACGAGAACAATTTTTTCCATTATGCAAGCAACTCGCCGACTTTAATTTTGCGACTTTAATAATCACATTCATGGCACTTCCTGAcctcattattattataatccATCCTCACTTCTCCTCCATTCCCATTTCCCCTTCACTCGTTGACCACCCCCCTTTATTTTTCCGACCATTCCCTACGCCACTTTTgttttccttctccctccacctTCAACCCAAGCTAGCTTTTCCCTTTTCTCTAACTTCCAAGTTGCATCACAACCCTTGTCACAAGTTTTCTCCGATTCCATTCCAACCTCAACAACAACAGACACACCCCATCCACTTCGATCATCATCATCTCCCATTAATCTCTTCATAATCCCATATGTTCCACTTCCTAATCCCACAATTGCACACAACCTCGTTCTAATCTCAAACTTTTCAACCCTGGGTACTCTCTCTCCTTCCAATATTCCTTAGCAACACATTTATAAAAACCATCCAATTATGTAACTCTACCCTTTCTAGTAGCATATAAactcccccaaaaaaaaaaccaaaaaaaagactttttttttatcttcatctttctaacCTCAAAGTTTTCAAACCTGGGTTCCCTATCTCCTTCCAATATTCCTTAGCAACACATTTATAAAAACCATCCAATTATGTAACTATAACCCTTTCTACCTTATAAACTCCCCagcaaaaaaaacagaaaaaaaatctctttttttatcctttcatTTGGAAAATGATGTAGTGTGTCCTCTTCGGTGTGTGCACTATCTTTATCAAATTATCCTGTTCtagttatctttattttatagttGTCTGtagtttggaaaaaaaaaaaaaaagaaggatgcCGGAATCGGAGATAGGGACGCCGACGGCGGCGTCGGTGCCGGCGACGCCGGATACTCCGGGAGGACCGTTATTCACGTCGCTGCGAGTTGACTCACTGTCACATGAACGTGAGTCGTTCTCAATGGCTGGGTGCAAGTGTCTGCCGACCAAGGGCCATAGCTGCTTCACTGATTTCTCAGTTGGTGTTCCACTTCCCAATGTTTCTCTCACTCAAAAGGTAACATTAATAACCTATTTTGGTCAACGCCTTCTACTGCAATTTTTcttactcttttctttttcattttaatcggTGACGTAGGTAGcgtatcttatttttatttcattttttctatttttccttttcccatcttattatcatttgatcatttttagaaattttgtttttctcattATTAAAACTCTAGTTTTTATATGACACATgagaaatggatgaatgggaatATGGGATACTAGTAATTagtaaaataatgttaaataaatgtttcttttttctttctagtcATACGAAATTCACGCGGAGGGTTAACATTCATACACATTGCATACATGCAGGCTGTGTGCGATTTTCTATTTCCGGTAAATCTGGCTTTAGGATAATAGGATGCATATATATGTTTCATATTTCATTCGTCATTGATGGCTTTTATTATAATTGGTTATCTTTTATCCTTTcgatatataagattttttttttttttatcttgtcaAACAGTTTTTCAGGAGAATAActttgtatattattatttttattttaacgatGTGTGGGTAGTATTTTATTTACGTTTTATTATAATGAGTTTTTCCCCGCAAATATCAAGGTAGTTTATCCGTCTGTATATAACAATGttagattatttttataagatatatttttcaaattaagaaataaaaaagccaTCTATACCCATATAAATATACAATTAgttaaatttgtaaaatgtGGGTTAACTATATCTATTTTGTTAATGGAAGCGAGGAACTAATTTTGAAGTAATAAAAACAACTttagaagatgaaaaaaaaaaacttacgttagtataaaatatgaattaaattacattaaattaaCTTAATGTACCAAAACTCGATTTAAACGAACATGTCATACAACTCGACTTGGAGAACTCAGAATATATTCTCAGGTCAATtacattcttttatttaattttttactccGATACAGTCGGGCAACAACCAGTCTTTCTGGCAATGTGcctcatttaaaaataaatgttaaatgatttattaaaaGAAGCGTTAGAAATTGAATTTGGCATCATTCTAAAGTCTAAACCTATTAATTCGACTTAAACTAAACCTATAgatcaccaaaaaaagaaaaaaaaacttaaaccaAACCTATCATCTCTCTCTGTATTCCTCTAAACCTGTAGTATTAGCAAGTCCCCCATTATGTACGCATCATCATCTTTCTACAcacatcaataatttatactaatatTAATTAAGCTATACACACCTGTAGTACTTTACAGTATTAATTAAGCTACATATGCATCAATAATTTCTATTACTTAAGATGCACGCATCAATAATTTCTGTgcggataaaaaaaatcaataatttctaTAGATATTTAAGCTTTAATTTCTTGTACTACCTaagtagaataaaaaaattaagaattccaatcaaaatatatttagaacatattcaaatgttttagGAATTACATTTTCAAGAAAACTAAAGCATAATTTTGGCTCCTTGAAATTTTACAAGTTGATCTATTGCAgttaagaaaaacaataaataactctgaaataatttttctcacaAGGATTTGAACGTAGAGAAATATAGATGGGATTTCCGTTATCTTCTCTTCTTTATTGCTTTCCTTTCCAATTTGACTAATCCAAACGCAGAGCTTCTCTTAGTCCTTCATGTCTcacgtttgattttttttttctttataaaaaagacaaatagaaactgactttttttataaaattaacttgtCTTTACTGAACACAAGGATCACCTTAAGCACCTTTCCCTTTGACTGATACCTACTCCTTCTATGGGTTCATTCAACTATTAACTCAAGATTTTCAATCTTTCTGTTAATACCACGCCCTTTCTTTTTCTACATTGCCTTCATctcttatttgatgtttatggTCGTTGACTACTTCGTATTTATTGTCTTCCCCTCCTTCATGTTGTCCTTTTTCTTTGACCATTTGATACAGGCAAGTTAAATTGTCTGTGCTCAAATTTCCTATCCTTTGACTTTGATGCATACCATCATTATTGAAGTTGAGATCTTTTATTTCACCAAAACTCATTTCATAACAGGttacaaaattcattttagttttaCTGCCAATAGAAATTGATAATTTCCCCCCATaacttttacttcttttatattttgaaataattatgattttaaagtttaatttgttccattcattaaaaaagttttatttgtttcgaatatttatatatttattactctataaattttaaaaataataataacttttttctggCAGTTACGTTGTGGTAATTCACTTGATGAGATAAGAAAACATTAATGAAATATAAAgatgttataattaaataagcCTATAATTTTATATAGCATTATAACGAATGAATTTCTTATTCTTTATGAATAACCTTAaagtgtaattttaaaataaaataaataattacggCTAATATCACGTATTGGCATTTCAAAACTTGAGATCAGGGCTAGTAAAAATCCCTTTATTTCATTaccttaaaattaaatattatgcaTTGGCATCTTAGACGTAGAAACTAGGATAACGAAATCGAACTTCTCTTTATAGGTACAGTTAATTTATAGATAAATCaaatgaaagattttttttttatttttaaaatgagattattgatgttaattaatgttaaattttaatttattttattttgttaatttgttctgtttttttatCTTACAAGTAGTTGCtaagaaatttatccaaactaaaacaaagttaaataaccaaaacaaaagaggtgtgtcaaaaaaataaattttttttctttcatttccatGGATAAAACATTGTCGCATTCATAATCAAAGTCGTACCTGCACAAGTGAGGCTTCGACcttcttgtttcatttttatagaacaaattagattttcctcttttggaaactgcttaaattttacttattttactcttttcttttaaaaaatgtacttattttttttcttaatagatGAATATGACTTTTTTTACAGCATAGTTATACTTAacctttttttataacataaatgaaccttttaataatggtaaatatccctttttaaatgatattttatcttattcttGACAACTTCTACAACCAATaactaattttgagcattctatTGTTGATTTTAGTATTTTAGAAAGTAGAATGAActtttaaatactttatttttgtttttaatccttattaTAACTCCttataaaatcacaaaattgatagtaattatttaaaactGTTTGTTAACCATGTCAAGAATcactatgaaaaaaaaactataaaatctaTTTGCAATAAAATAGATTCAAATATAACATATATTCATCTTTCAATGGGcgaagtttatattttaaaataagagaagGAGATATCAAAACTACATTTAGTGTAAAAtagatagaatttgaaattaagtttgaaaatgggatttttttatattttagataagtttttattttgattagcgagttttgaatagaaaataatttaatcgaactaattttgtaatttttttagtaaaacatAAGAATTCGAGAGTTCATTTCGAAAGAAAGATAAAAGCCAAACAAGACTAGTATCAGGCCCATCCCTTATGAATTACTTGTGCACGATGGATCGAGTCTTTTTCTCCCTTGATGGTAGCTGCTTGCTAGTTGAAGCTAAAGGCACATTTGAATTAGGTTTGGGGTTTGATCCCTATAATCTGAAAAATCACCAATCCCCATCCCTTTTCCGCTTCCCAAGaccttaagaattttttttttttttgtttcccacAACTACAAGTTGTTTGATGTTAGATAACAAatgaagaataaataataatttgggGGTAAAATACAGGTATTTTATCACGCAACTTGTAACATTTCAATTATTGTACATAAATAGGCATAATTCTGACATAAAGAATTCACAATGCGTGTGTTTAGATAGAGAGTATATTGTGAGTGGCAACAAGCCTTTGTTGCTGGGTTGGGTACCCCTGGTACCTTGTATCCTCTATTGTACtactttatattttcatatatatatatatatatatatatatatatatatataattacacaGAGAGAAAGCAAATTTAGAAGTAAACAATGTACAAGAATGAACCATTATATTATCACATTGTAAAATGTTGAATTCAATTACAATATGCACAAAATACAAAGTTAATTGTAACAGGAATGAGGTTGAAATTGGGCACTAAACAATGTTGTAAAGATGAACAAACAGGTTGGAGCAGAGTTTGTGGGGACTTTCATATTGATATTTGCAGCAACGGCAGGACCAATAGTGAACAACAAGTACAATGGAGTAGAGAGTCTAATGGGAAATGCAGCTTGTGCAGGGTTAACTGTGATGTTTATCATTCTGTCCATTGGCCACATCTCAGGTGCACACCTGAATCCATCCCTCACCATTGCCTTCGCGGCCTTTCGCCACTTCCCTTGGACCCATGTCCCGGCCTACATAGCAGCACAAGTCTCTGCCTCCATATGTGCATGTTATGCTCTCAAAGGTGTTTACCACCCTTTCCTCTCCGGTGGGGTCACTGTCCCCACCGTCAGCGTCGCCCAGGCTTTTGCAACCGAGTTTATCATCACTTTTATTCTCTTGTTTGTTGTCACTGCTGTCGCCACCGATACTCGTGCGGTGAGTTCATCCATTGCAATCCTTGTTACTTTGTTAAATATCCGATTAACTTATATCTCCACGTGTTAGGCAGGTTGGTGAATTGGCAGGTATTGCTGTTGGGGCTACAGTTTTACTCAACATTCTCATATCAGGGTGAGAATGCTAGATCTTATAAAAGTTTAACAATGAAGATTCACAAATGAGTGACATCTTGTGTTGATTGATTAGGCCGACAAGTGGTGGTTCGATGAATCCGGTGCGCACGTTGGGTCCAGCCGTGGCAGCAGGAAATTACAAGCatatatggatctatttggtggCACCAACGTTGGGTGCTCTCGCTGGTGCTGGTGTTTATACGCTCGTCAAGCTGCGTGACGAGGAGGCCGAACCGCCGCGACAAGTTAGAAGTTTCCGTCGCTAATTTGGCAGCGCAGCGTCACTGTTCTGTTCTTCCTCCACCCCACAACTCAAGTCATGTATCTAGCTCCTTGTTTGATTTTATATGTATaatctaatataataaaatgcaGGGGGACTCAACATGATCCTATTTGTGAATTTATGTGTGTATGGTTCGTTT encodes the following:
- the LOC114371232 gene encoding probable aquaporin NIP5-1 isoform X2; the encoded protein is MPESEIGTPTAASVPATPDTPGGPLFTSLRVDSLSHERESFSMAGCKCLPTKGHSCFTDFSVGVPLPNVSLTQKVGAEFVGTFILIFAATAGPIVNNKYNGVESLMGNAACAGLTVMFIILSIGHISGAHLNPSLTIAFAAFRHFPWTHVPAYIAAQVSASICACYALKGVYHPFLSGGVTVPTVSVAQAFATEFIITFILLFVVTAVATDTRAVGELAGIAVGATVLLNILISGPTSGGSMNPVRTLGPAVAAGNYKHIWIYLVAPTLGALAGAGVYTLVKLRDEEAEPPRQVRSFRR
- the LOC114371232 gene encoding probable aquaporin NIP5-1 isoform X1 encodes the protein MPESEIGTPTAASVPATPDTPGGPLFTSLRVDSLSHERESFSMAGCKCLPTKGHSCFTDFSVGVPLPNVSLTQKMNKQVGAEFVGTFILIFAATAGPIVNNKYNGVESLMGNAACAGLTVMFIILSIGHISGAHLNPSLTIAFAAFRHFPWTHVPAYIAAQVSASICACYALKGVYHPFLSGGVTVPTVSVAQAFATEFIITFILLFVVTAVATDTRAVGELAGIAVGATVLLNILISGPTSGGSMNPVRTLGPAVAAGNYKHIWIYLVAPTLGALAGAGVYTLVKLRDEEAEPPRQVRSFRR